From a single Capsicum annuum cultivar UCD-10X-F1 chromosome 12, UCD10Xv1.1, whole genome shotgun sequence genomic region:
- the LOC107851275 gene encoding XIAP-associated factor 1 — translation MAVASDQTTSICNNCDREIPSLNLDLHVAHCSLKLEKCKICGLMVPKKHADKHFLKKHAPVTCSLCNETVEREELAVHKGENCPQRMLACEYCEFPLPAIDLIEHQEVCGNRTELCHLCSRYIMLRERSVHESRCNGSTNNITESSRAIPSSNHDFHVAHSSPKLEKCKTCGDMVPEKDAEEHFLRTHAPVACSLCNETVEREVLAVHKRENCPQRVVTCEYCKHPFPAIDLFKHQEVCGNRAERCHLCSRYIRLCDRNAHERRCNGKSSRNTSQAERDRGALRTQQHEGPKPPRVLTIAIIGIAVVLGALFYQRKA, via the exons ATGGCTGTAGCTTCTGATCAAACCACAAGTATCTGCAATAACTG TGACAGGGAGATTCCTTCTTTGAATCTCGATTTGCATGTTGCTCACTGCTCACTGAAGCTTGAAAAATGTAAAATCTGTGGGCTTATGGTTCCCAAAAAACATGCAGACAAACATTTCTTGAAAAAGCATGCTCCG GTAACCTGTTCCTTATGTAACGAGACAGTAGAGCGTGAGGAATTAGCTGTTCACAAAGGTGAAAATTGCCCACAAAGGATGCTGGCATGCGAGTATTGCGAGTTTCCGTTGCCTGCAATTGATTTAATTGAACATCAG GAAGTATGCGGGAATAGAACAGAACTCTGCCATCTGTGTAGCAGATATATTATGCTTCGTGAAAGAAGTGTCCATGAGAGTAGATGCAATGGAAGCACAAATAACATTACAGAATCTTCCAG AGCGATTCCTTCTTCCAATCACGATTTTCATGTTGCTCACTCCTCCCCGAAGCTTGAAAAATGTAAAACATGTGGCGATATGGTTCCAGAAAAAGATGCAGAAGAACATTTCTTGAGAACTCATGCTCCG GTAGCATGTTCTTTGTGTAACGAGACAGTGGAGCGTGAGGTATTAGCTGTTCACAAACGTGAAAATTGCCCACAAAGGGTCGTGACATGCGAGTATTGCAAGCATCCTTTTCCTGCAATTGATTTATTTAAGCATCAG GAAGTATGTGGGAATAGAGCAGAACGCTGCCATCTGTGTAGCAGATATATTAGGCTCTGTGATAGAAATGCCCATGAACGCAGGTGTAATGGAAAATCTTCCAG GAACACTAGTCAAGCTGAGAGAGATCGTGGCGCTCTCAGAACGCAGCAACATGAAGGTCCCAAGCCGCCACGCGTACTTACAATTGCAATAATAGGCATTGCTGTTGTGTTAGGCGCACTTTTTTACCAGAGGAAAGCTTAA